One window of Methanocaldococcus sp. genomic DNA carries:
- a CDS encoding 50S ribosomal protein L32e: MDRLLRLRFKLKMKKPDFIRQEAHRHKRLGEKWRRPKGRHSKMRLKWKEKPPVVEIGYRMPKAVRGLHPSGLEDILVYNVKDLEKLNPETQGARIASTVGKRKKIEIIKRARELGIRILNISEKKQEELLKFAEN, translated from the coding sequence ATGGATAGGCTATTAAGATTAAGATTTAAATTAAAAATGAAAAAGCCTGACTTTATAAGACAAGAGGCACACAGACATAAAAGGTTAGGAGAAAAATGGAGAAGACCTAAAGGAAGACATAGTAAGATGAGATTAAAGTGGAAAGAAAAGCCTCCTGTCGTTGAAATTGGATACAGAATGCCCAAAGCCGTTAGGGGATTACATCCTAGTGGTTTAGAGGATATTTTAGTTTATAATGTTAAAGATTTAGAAAAATTAAACCCTGAAACACAGGGAGCAAGGATTGCTTCAACAGTTGGTAAGAGAAAGAAAATTGAGATCATCAAAAGAGCAAGAGAATTAGGAATAAGAATATTAAATATATCAGAAAAGAAACAGGAAGAATTATTAAAATTTGCTGAGAACTAA
- a CDS encoding 50S ribosomal protein L19e translates to MDVSIQRKLAAEILKCGIDRVWIDPTQLERVKMAMTKDDIRSLIKDGVIKKKQKKGISSARVKKLKEQKKKGRRRGPGSRRGAAGARTPPKEKWMATIRALRKTLKYLRDTGKIDTKVYRKLYRMAKGGAFRSKSHLFLYMKEHDLLKQ, encoded by the coding sequence ATGGATGTATCCATTCAAAGAAAATTAGCTGCTGAAATATTAAAATGTGGTATTGATAGAGTTTGGATAGATCCAACACAGTTAGAAAGAGTTAAAATGGCAATGACAAAAGATGATATAAGATCTTTAATTAAAGATGGTGTTATTAAGAAAAAACAGAAAAAGGGAATAAGTAGTGCAAGAGTTAAAAAATTGAAAGAACAAAAAAAGAAAGGTAGAAGAAGAGGTCCAGGTTCAAGAAGAGGGGCTGCAGGAGCAAGAACTCCCCCAAAAGAAAAATGGATGGCTACAATTAGAGCTTTAAGAAAAACATTAAAATATTTAAGAGATACTGGAAAAATCGATACAAAAGTTTATAGAAAGCTTTATAGAATGGCAAAAGGTGGAGCATTCAGAAGTAAGAGCCACCTCTTCCTATATATGAAAGAACACGACCTTTTAAAACAATAA
- a CDS encoding 50S ribosomal protein L18 has product MATGPTYRVKFRRRREAKTDYRKRLRLLLSRKPRLVVRKSLNHCIAQIVLYDEKGDKTVVSAHSRELIKLGYKGHTGNLPSAYLTGYLLGKKALAKGYTEAVLDIGLHRATKGAAVFAMLKGALDAGMKIPHGEWILPSEDRIRGEHIKAYAEMLKEEDEEKYKRQFSKYLEKGLEPEKLPEHFEEIKAKIDSMF; this is encoded by the coding sequence ATGGCTACAGGTCCAACTTATAGAGTTAAATTTAGAAGAAGAAGAGAAGCAAAAACTGATTACAGAAAAAGATTAAGATTACTATTATCAAGAAAGCCAAGATTGGTCGTAAGAAAATCTTTAAATCACTGTATAGCTCAAATAGTATTGTATGATGAAAAAGGTGACAAAACAGTTGTATCTGCTCATTCAAGAGAATTAATTAAGTTAGGTTATAAAGGACATACTGGAAACTTGCCATCAGCATACTTAACAGGATACTTGTTAGGTAAAAAAGCCTTAGCTAAGGGTTATACCGAGGCAGTTTTAGATATTGGGTTGCATAGAGCTACAAAAGGAGCAGCAGTATTTGCAATGCTAAAAGGAGCCTTAGATGCTGGAATGAAAATTCCACATGGAGAGTGGATATTACCATCAGAAGATAGAATAAGAGGAGAACACATAAAAGCATATGCTGAGATGTTAAAAGAAGAAGATGAGGAAAAATACAAAAGACAGTTTTCAAAATACTTAGAGAAAGGTTTAGAACCAGAAAAATTACCAGAACACTTTGAAGAAATTAAGGCAAAGATTGACAGCATGTTTTAA
- the rpsE gene encoding 30S ribosomal protein S5, producing MRFNIDEWEPKTTIGKMVKEGQITDIDYILDNNLPILEPEIVDALLPDLEEKVLDVKLVQRMHKSGRRARFRATVVVGNRNGYVGVGKGKAKEVGPAIRKAIAQAKKNIIRVKRGCGSWECGCGTPHSIPYKGYGKCGSTAIEILPAPKGVGLVAGDVAKAVLGLAGIKDVWTKTFGETRTTYNFAMATFEALKSLNFIRVMEKSKKKLGIIEGRVL from the coding sequence ATGAGATTTAATATAGATGAGTGGGAACCAAAAACAACCATTGGAAAGATGGTTAAAGAAGGACAAATAACAGACATTGATTACATATTAGACAATAACTTACCAATATTAGAGCCTGAAATTGTTGATGCACTCCTTCCAGATTTGGAAGAGAAAGTTTTAGATGTAAAGTTAGTTCAAAGAATGCACAAGTCTGGTAGAAGAGCAAGATTTAGAGCAACTGTTGTTGTAGGAAACAGAAATGGTTATGTTGGTGTAGGAAAAGGTAAGGCTAAAGAAGTAGGACCAGCAATAAGAAAAGCTATAGCTCAAGCAAAGAAAAATATTATTAGAGTTAAGAGAGGTTGTGGTTCCTGGGAGTGTGGTTGTGGAACTCCTCACTCAATTCCATACAAAGGATATGGAAAGTGTGGAAGTACTGCAATAGAGATATTACCTGCACCAAAAGGTGTTGGATTAGTTGCTGGAGATGTCGCTAAGGCAGTTTTAGGATTAGCAGGAATTAAAGATGTTTGGACAAAAACATTTGGAGAAACAAGAACTACTTACAACTTTGCAATGGCTACATTTGAAGCTTTAAAGAGTTTGAATTTTATAAGAGTTATGGAGAAAAGTAAAAAGAAATTAGGGATCATTGAAGGAAGAGTATTATAA
- the rpmD gene encoding 50S ribosomal protein L30, giving the protein MAYAVIRIRGRIGVRRDIADTLKMLRLHKVNHCVIVPETDTFKGMLQKVKDYVTWGEIDKDTLTKLILKRGRLPGNKRVTPEIIKELTGMEVEELAEKLIKGEIKLKETPLKPVFRLHPPRKGFERKGVKKPFSAGGALGYRGEKINELLEKMM; this is encoded by the coding sequence ATGGCTTATGCTGTTATTAGAATAAGAGGAAGAATTGGTGTAAGGAGAGATATAGCAGACACCTTAAAAATGTTAAGGTTACATAAGGTTAATCATTGTGTGATTGTTCCAGAAACAGATACATTTAAAGGAATGTTACAAAAAGTTAAGGATTATGTAACATGGGGAGAAATTGATAAAGATACTTTAACTAAATTAATCTTAAAAAGAGGTAGGCTTCCAGGAAATAAAAGAGTTACTCCAGAAATCATAAAGGAATTAACTGGAATGGAAGTTGAAGAGTTAGCAGAAAAACTTATAAAAGGAGAAATTAAATTAAAAGAAACTCCCTTGAAACCTGTATTTAGATTACATCCACCAAGAAAAGGATTCGAAAGAAAGGGTGTTAAAAAACCATTTAGTGCTGGGGGAGCCTTAGGATACAGAGGAGAAAAGATTAACGAACTTTTAGAAAAAATGATGTAA
- a CDS encoding uL15 family ribosomal protein — protein MIRKKRKVKKIRGSRTCGGGSHKKRRGAGNRGGRGLAGGHKHKWTWIIKYEPDHFGKYGFKRHPSLVKKLKTINVGELEEIVLKNPDKFEKEDGKYVVDVIELGYEKVLGKGKITIPMIVKAIEVSEKAREKIESVGGEVVEL, from the coding sequence ATGATTAGAAAAAAAAGAAAAGTTAAGAAAATTAGAGGTTCAAGAACGTGTGGTGGAGGTAGCCACAAAAAGAGAAGAGGAGCTGGAAACAGAGGGGGTAGAGGTTTAGCAGGAGGACACAAACACAAATGGACATGGATTATAAAATATGAGCCAGATCACTTTGGTAAATATGGATTTAAGAGACATCCAAGTTTAGTCAAAAAATTAAAGACAATTAATGTTGGAGAGCTTGAAGAAATTGTATTAAAAAATCCAGATAAATTCGAAAAAGAAGATGGAAAGTATGTTGTAGATGTTATAGAATTAGGATATGAGAAAGTTTTGGGTAAAGGAAAAATAACAATTCCAATGATTGTCAAAGCAATTGAAGTTTCAGAAAAAGCAAGAGAAAAAATTGAATCTGTTGGTGGAGAAGTTGTAGAACTATAA
- the secY gene encoding preprotein translocase subunit SecY → MKKLIPILEKIPEVELPIRELSFKEKLKWTGIALVLYFIMGTIDVYTGGAQIPAIFQFWQTVTASRIGTLITLGIGPIVTAGIIMQLLVGSGIIKMDLSIPENRALFQGCQKLLSIIMCFVEAVMFVGAGAFGHLPILLALLVIIQIAIGSIILIYLDEIVSKYGIGSGIGLFIAAGVSQVIFVGAFGPEGYLWRFFGSLINGMPNFEYLAPILGTIIVFLMVVYAECLRVEIPLAHGRIKGAVGKYPIRFVYTSNIPVILSAALFANIQLWGLVLSRLGIPLLGHYVNGRPVDGIAYYLSTPYGLTSVFTDPLHALVYMIAMIVCCIFFGIFWVETTGLDPKSMAKRIGSLGMAIKGFRKSEKAIEQRLRRYIPPLTVMSSAFVGFLAAIADFIGALGGGTGVLLTVSIVYRMYEQILKDKVKELHPSLAKLLNK, encoded by the coding sequence ATGAAAAAACTAATTCCTATATTAGAAAAAATTCCTGAAGTGGAATTACCAATTAGAGAACTCTCCTTCAAAGAAAAACTTAAATGGACTGGAATAGCACTAGTTTTATATTTCATTATGGGAACTATTGATGTTTATACAGGGGGAGCCCAAATCCCTGCAATATTTCAATTTTGGCAAACAGTTACTGCATCCAGAATAGGAACATTGATTACATTAGGTATTGGTCCAATTGTTACTGCTGGTATTATTATGCAGTTATTAGTTGGTTCAGGAATAATCAAAATGGACTTGTCAATTCCTGAAAATAGGGCCTTATTTCAAGGTTGTCAAAAACTATTATCTATAATAATGTGTTTTGTTGAGGCAGTTATGTTTGTTGGTGCTGGAGCTTTTGGACATCTACCTATTTTATTGGCACTTTTAGTAATTATACAAATAGCAATAGGTTCGATAATTTTAATATATTTAGATGAAATAGTTTCAAAGTATGGAATTGGTTCTGGAATTGGATTATTTATTGCCGCAGGAGTTTCACAGGTAATATTTGTTGGAGCATTTGGTCCTGAAGGATATTTATGGAGATTTTTTGGAAGTCTAATTAATGGAATGCCTAATTTTGAATATCTTGCACCAATACTTGGAACTATAATTGTATTCTTAATGGTTGTTTATGCTGAATGTTTAAGAGTAGAAATTCCTTTAGCTCATGGTAGAATTAAAGGTGCTGTTGGTAAATACCCTATAAGATTTGTTTATACTTCAAACATTCCAGTAATCTTATCTGCGGCATTATTTGCTAATATTCAACTCTGGGGATTAGTGTTAAGTAGATTAGGTATCCCATTACTTGGACACTATGTAAATGGAAGACCTGTTGATGGAATAGCATATTATTTATCAACACCTTATGGACTAACAAGTGTATTTACAGATCCTCTCCATGCGTTAGTATATATGATAGCAATGATAGTTTGTTGTATATTCTTTGGTATATTTTGGGTAGAAACTACTGGATTAGATCCAAAGAGTATGGCTAAAAGAATTGGCTCATTGGGTATGGCTATTAAAGGATTTAGAAAAAGTGAAAAGGCTATCGAGCAGAGATTGAGAAGATACATACCTCCATTAACTGTAATGAGTTCAGCCTTCGTCGGATTTTTAGCCGCTATAGCTGATTTTATTGGAGCATTAGGTGGAGGAACTGGGGTTTTATTAACAGTATCTATCGTGTATAGAATGTATGAACAAATTTTAAAAGATAAGGTAAAAGAGTTACATCCATCCTTAGCAAAATTATTAAATAAGTAA
- a CDS encoding adenylate kinase gives MKNKVVVIVGVPGVGSTTVTNKAIEELKKEGIEYKIVNFGTVMFEIAKEEGLVEHRDQLRKLPPDVQKRIQKLAGKKIAEMAKEANIVVDTHSTIKTPKGYLPGLPAWVLEELQPDIIVLIEAETDEILMRRLSDETRQRDLESTVDIGEHIFMNRCAAMTYAVLTGATVKIIKNRDFLLDKAVKELVEVLK, from the coding sequence ATGAAAAATAAGGTCGTAGTAATCGTAGGAGTGCCAGGTGTAGGTTCAACAACAGTTACAAACAAGGCAATAGAAGAACTAAAAAAAGAAGGAATAGAATATAAAATAGTTAATTTTGGAACAGTAATGTTCGAAATCGCTAAAGAAGAAGGTTTAGTAGAGCATAGAGACCAGTTAAGAAAGTTACCTCCAGATGTCCAGAAAAGAATACAAAAGTTAGCAGGTAAAAAAATAGCTGAAATGGCAAAAGAGGCTAATATTGTAGTCGATACTCACAGCACTATAAAAACTCCTAAGGGATATTTACCAGGACTTCCTGCATGGGTTTTAGAAGAGTTACAGCCTGATATTATTGTATTAATTGAGGCTGAAACTGATGAAATATTAATGAGAAGATTGTCAGATGAAACAAGACAGAGAGATTTAGAATCTACTGTCGATATTGGAGAGCATATATTTATGAATAGATGTGCTGCAATGACTTATGCGGTTTTAACAGGAGCCACAGTTAAGATAATTAAAAATAGAGATTTCTTATTAGATAAAGCAGTTAAAGAACTTGTTGAAGTTCTTAAATAA
- a CDS encoding EMC3/TMCO1 family protein, with amino-acid sequence MFESITNIFYNSLDAIFMPIIKVLPPAIAILVIAIIVSLIVNIATKLLVDQEKVAKLKKEIQEYQIKMKKMAKNPEMLEKLQEEQQKYMQMSAELMKMSFKPMIYTWVPIILIFIYLRHVYGFGGVYMELHPNWNGVVVYLPIILSKILLINFWHWLGSLIYKGGFKIVSNTALGWLGWYILCSFATSTVLRKIFGIK; translated from the coding sequence ATGTTTGAATCAATAACAAATATCTTTTATAATAGTTTAGACGCAATTTTTATGCCAATAATAAAAGTTCTACCACCTGCCATAGCAATTTTAGTTATTGCTATAATTGTATCTTTAATTGTTAATATTGCTACAAAACTTTTAGTAGATCAAGAAAAAGTTGCTAAATTAAAAAAGGAAATTCAAGAATATCAAATTAAAATGAAAAAAATGGCAAAAAATCCAGAGATGTTAGAAAAACTTCAAGAGGAACAACAGAAATACATGCAAATGAGTGCTGAATTGATGAAAATGAGTTTTAAGCCAATGATATATACATGGGTCCCAATAATTTTAATATTTATTTATTTGAGACATGTCTATGGATTTGGAGGAGTTTATATGGAATTACATCCTAATTGGAATGGTGTTGTAGTATATTTACCAATAATATTATCTAAGATTCTCTTGATTAATTTCTGGCATTGGTTAGGATCATTAATTTACAAAGGAGGATTTAAAATAGTGTCTAATACAGCCTTAGGATGGTTAGGGTGGTATATACTTTGTTCATTTGCAACATCAACAGTTTTAAGAAAAATATTTGGAATAAAATAA
- a CDS encoding TIGR00288 family NYN domain-containing protein — MWKKLENLTSKIYEKALKRKGEHRIALLIDGPNMLRKEFNIDLDKIREVLSEFGDIVIGRVYLNQYASDKLIEAVINQGFEPKISAGDVDVEMAVDATELVFNPNIDTIAYVTRDADFLPAIRKAKERGKKVIVIGAEPGFSKALQNIADYVIKIGEEFQLDKEKLEKKKKCKKVEEKQLSIEDSNENNKNYVESYEDVKE; from the coding sequence ATGTGGAAAAAGTTAGAAAATTTGACAAGTAAAATTTACGAAAAGGCATTAAAAAGGAAAGGAGAGCATAGAATTGCACTGTTAATTGATGGACCCAATATGCTTAGAAAAGAGTTTAATATTGATTTAGATAAAATTAGAGAAGTTTTAAGTGAATTTGGAGACATTGTTATAGGTAGAGTTTATTTAAATCAATATGCGTCAGATAAATTAATAGAGGCCGTTATAAATCAAGGATTTGAACCAAAAATTTCTGCTGGAGATGTAGATGTTGAAATGGCTGTTGATGCCACCGAATTAGTGTTTAATCCAAATATTGATACTATTGCCTATGTAACAAGAGATGCAGATTTTCTTCCAGCAATTAGAAAGGCAAAAGAGAGAGGGAAAAAAGTTATTGTTATTGGGGCTGAACCTGGATTTTCAAAGGCTTTGCAAAATATTGCTGATTATGTTATAAAAATCGGAGAAGAGTTTCAATTAGATAAAGAAAAGTTAGAGAAAAAGAAAAAGTGTAAAAAAGTTGAAGAAAAACAATTAAGTATAGAGGATAGTAATGAAAATAATAAAAATTACGTAGAATCTTATGAAGATGTTAAAGAGTAA
- the dph2 gene encoding diphthamide biosynthesis enzyme Dph2, with amino-acid sequence MFDLETNKVIKEIENLNKKCPKIVFQSPEGLKLYVEKEIEKIKKYFKNKGKNVELFLWGNSCFGACDLIDDYVKKLDVDLIVHYGHEELEYAKPEIKTLFIPTYHIFDKEDENKILNDIENFINKYNLEGKKVAVTTTVQYKKLLKKFNPYIILGCRGEIKDEDIILFVGTGRFHPLMLAYKYQKEVYIYNPISKYFDKISKEEVNKFIKKRITAITKLMLNKPKKVGVVLSVKKGQFRKKVFDEITKLLEKNNINYLPIIVDNVSPEILFYDLDCYIIVACPRIVLDDYILYKKPIYTPEEFKLFLNNSLNYKFDEIKKEDFY; translated from the coding sequence ATGTTTGACTTAGAGACTAATAAAGTTATAAAAGAGATAGAGAATTTAAATAAAAAATGTCCTAAAATTGTATTTCAATCGCCTGAAGGCTTAAAATTATATGTTGAAAAAGAGATTGAAAAAATTAAAAAATATTTTAAGAATAAAGGAAAAAATGTTGAATTGTTTTTATGGGGGAATTCTTGCTTTGGAGCCTGTGATTTAATTGATGATTATGTTAAAAAATTAGATGTTGATTTAATTGTTCATTATGGACATGAAGAACTTGAATATGCCAAACCAGAAATTAAAACTTTATTTATTCCTACATATCATATATTTGATAAAGAAGATGAGAATAAAATACTAAATGACATAGAAAACTTTATAAATAAGTATAATTTAGAAGGAAAAAAAGTGGCAGTAACTACAACTGTTCAATATAAAAAACTTTTAAAAAAATTTAATCCTTATATAATCTTAGGTTGCAGAGGAGAAATTAAAGATGAAGACATTATTTTATTCGTTGGAACTGGGAGATTTCATCCTTTAATGTTAGCATACAAATATCAAAAAGAAGTTTATATATACAATCCTATTTCTAAATATTTTGATAAAATTTCTAAGGAAGAGGTTAATAAGTTTATAAAGAAAAGAATTACAGCAATAACTAAGTTAATGTTAAATAAGCCAAAAAAAGTGGGAGTTGTCTTATCAGTAAAAAAGGGACAGTTTAGAAAAAAGGTTTTTGATGAAATTACAAAACTATTAGAAAAAAATAATATAAATTATCTCCCAATTATTGTTGATAATGTGTCTCCGGAAATATTATTCTATGATTTAGATTGCTATATAATTGTAGCATGTCCAAGGATAGTCTTAGATGATTATATTTTATATAAAAAGCCTATATATACACCAGAGGAGTTTAAACTATTTTTAAATAACTCATTAAATTATAAATTTGATGAAATAAAAAAAGAGGATTTTTATTAG
- the cobQ gene encoding cobyric acid synthase CobQ encodes MAKFIMVVGTSSNSGKTTIAAGLCRLLANKGYKVAPFKSQNMSLNSRVTKEDGEIAMAQYTQSLASRVEPSVHFNPILLKPKGNFISQVIVHGKVYKDMDYNEYRRNKNFFLKKIKESLEILNKEYDYVVMEGAGSCCEINLLKDDIANLRIAEMVNANAILVADIDRGGVFASIYGTIKLLPKKWRNLIKGIIINKFRGNIDVLKDGIEKIEELTGIPVLGVMPYDENLVLPEEDSQALQNIRSFGNAKSGVEVNVVRFSKISNFTDLDPLRYDALIKFIDFKDDITGDILIFPGSRSSTKEAYYLKENNFDEKILEFLKDGGIVIGICGGYQVLGKKLIDKDFKESDIGSIEGLNIFDAKTYFGNDKVVKNSYGYLDIDDKTFKVCGYEIHEGITYSKEKPLIKIERGFGNCGNGFDGSIKKIGDGLVIGTYFHGIFENYKFRNYIINKIREKKGLEKIEGDLYKDSIEKSLNYFAKVLEKNVDLSQII; translated from the coding sequence ATGGCAAAGTTTATAATGGTAGTTGGAACATCATCTAACAGTGGAAAAACTACAATAGCCGCAGGATTGTGTAGGCTTTTAGCAAATAAAGGTTATAAAGTGGCCCCATTTAAATCTCAAAATATGAGTTTAAATTCAAGAGTAACAAAAGAAGATGGAGAAATTGCAATGGCTCAATATACACAAAGTTTAGCATCCAGAGTTGAGCCATCTGTTCATTTTAATCCAATACTATTAAAACCAAAAGGAAATTTTATATCACAGGTTATAGTTCATGGAAAGGTTTATAAAGATATGGACTACAATGAATATAGAAGAAATAAAAATTTCTTTTTGAAAAAAATTAAAGAAAGTTTAGAAATTTTAAATAAGGAGTATGATTATGTAGTTATGGAAGGTGCAGGAAGTTGTTGTGAAATAAATTTATTAAAGGATGATATAGCAAATCTAAGAATTGCAGAAATGGTTAATGCTAATGCAATTTTAGTTGCAGACATTGATAGAGGAGGAGTTTTCGCCTCAATCTATGGAACTATAAAACTACTCCCAAAAAAATGGAGAAATCTTATTAAAGGTATTATAATAAATAAATTTAGGGGAAATATTGATGTTTTAAAAGATGGAATTGAGAAGATTGAAGAATTAACAGGAATTCCAGTTTTAGGCGTTATGCCTTATGATGAAAATCTTGTATTACCAGAGGAAGATAGTCAGGCATTACAAAACATAAGAAGTTTTGGAAATGCTAAGAGTGGAGTTGAAGTTAATGTTGTTAGATTTTCAAAAATATCTAATTTTACTGATTTAGACCCTTTAAGATACGACGCATTAATAAAATTTATTGACTTCAAAGATGACATTACTGGGGATATTTTAATTTTCCCAGGATCAAGAAGTTCAACGAAAGAGGCATATTATTTAAAAGAAAATAATTTTGATGAAAAGATTTTAGAATTTTTAAAAGATGGTGGAATAGTTATTGGAATATGTGGAGGTTATCAAGTTTTAGGGAAAAAACTCATTGATAAAGATTTTAAAGAGTCAGATATTGGAAGTATCGAAGGTTTAAATATTTTTGACGCTAAAACATACTTTGGAAATGACAAGGTTGTTAAAAACTCTTATGGCTATTTAGATATAGATGATAAAACATTTAAAGTTTGTGGTTATGAGATTCACGAAGGAATTACATACAGTAAAGAAAAACCTCTTATAAAAATCGAAAGAGGTTTTGGAAACTGTGGTAATGGATTTGATGGCTCAATTAAAAAAATTGGTGATGGTTTAGTTATAGGAACTTACTTCCATGGAATTTTTGAAAATTATAAATTTAGGAACTATATTATTAACAAAATTAGAGAGAAAAAAGGTTTAGAGAAAATTGAAGGAGATTTATATAAAGATAGCATAGAAAAAAGTTTAAACTACTTTGCCAAAGTTTTAGAAAAAAATGTGGATTTATCTCAAATAATTTAG
- a CDS encoding tRNA 2-thiocytidine biosynthesis TtcA family protein: protein MINLRELKKYANPFFLTIRKDKILVNNKRMARLSRTKMNKIEEDFGIPVIYSKTYEYVSTKVGRFINRHKIIAPRDVIIVGLSGGKDSLLLLHLLEVYRRKYGIKLIAVTVDVNIGGVRPWKEDSEGVKLIKHHCEMLNVPHLLLKSDLDVVELSEILTKTSKGMEFSPCFSCSVIKRHLLGKLAKEISEKENIPYEKVKIAYGHNLDDNSDTILANIFKGERLKFMRPLTKFKSNVVNYKDLKIQLEECIIIRPMLPVLEEDIIKALEECNIEYYKDKDICPYSRDRGDSIRRRCHEILEKLEEEIPNIREMVVSSAIKTVEFYSKNPYNIEE, encoded by the coding sequence ATGATTAATTTAAGAGAATTAAAAAAATATGCAAATCCATTTTTTTTAACAATAAGAAAGGATAAAATTTTAGTCAATAACAAAAGAATGGCTAGATTATCAAGAACTAAAATGAACAAAATTGAAGAAGATTTTGGAATTCCAGTAATTTATTCAAAAACTTATGAATATGTTTCTACAAAGGTTGGGAGATTTATCAATAGGCATAAGATTATAGCCCCAAGAGATGTGATTATTGTTGGGCTTAGCGGAGGCAAAGATAGTTTATTATTGTTACATCTTTTGGAGGTTTATAGAAGGAAGTATGGAATAAAGTTAATAGCGGTTACTGTTGATGTTAATATAGGTGGAGTGAGACCTTGGAAAGAAGATAGTGAGGGAGTTAAATTAATAAAACACCACTGTGAAATGCTAAATGTTCCTCATCTATTGTTAAAAAGTGATTTAGATGTAGTTGAACTCTCAGAAATTTTAACAAAAACTTCTAAAGGAATGGAATTTTCTCCTTGCTTTTCTTGCTCTGTAATTAAAAGGCATTTATTAGGAAAATTAGCAAAAGAAATATCTGAAAAAGAAAATATTCCTTACGAGAAAGTTAAAATAGCTTATGGACATAATTTAGATGATAATTCAGATACAATTTTAGCAAATATCTTTAAAGGAGAGAGATTAAAGTTTATGAGACCTTTAACAAAATTTAAGAGTAATGTAGTTAATTATAAAGATTTAAAGATTCAGTTAGAGGAATGTATAATAATTAGACCCATGCTTCCAGTACTGGAGGAGGATATAATAAAGGCTCTTGAGGAGTGTAATATAGAGTATTACAAAGATAAAGATATTTGCCCATATAGTAGAGATAGAGGAGATAGCATTAGGAGAAGATGTCACGAGATTTTAGAAAAATTGGAAGAAGAGATTCCAAATATTAGAGAGATGGTTGTAAGTTCTGCTATAAAAACAGTTGAATTTTATAGTAAAAATCCTTATAACATTGAGGAATAA
- a CDS encoding V4R domain-containing protein — MQIHLKFNKELGEFFEDILCKEDNIDNKFPNDDELVCEVVEHLKKGFNREKMTFDEEKYTDRKIKGYIPLEIFRIMIYILMKKIKERGSEITLYEMGYEFGKFLEPKNFRELKKFFRKNNLGILEIESRKPLIIKVKECAMCGGLEDTEPMCHFDAGLLAGAMECILKKTVVVNEIKCMAQGYDACYFEIEIIKNKK; from the coding sequence ATGCAGATTCATCTAAAATTTAATAAAGAGTTGGGAGAATTTTTTGAAGATATTTTATGTAAAGAGGATAATATTGACAACAAATTTCCAAATGACGATGAATTAGTTTGTGAGGTTGTTGAACATTTAAAAAAAGGATTCAATAGAGAAAAAATGACATTTGATGAGGAAAAATATACAGATAGAAAGATTAAAGGATACATTCCATTGGAGATTTTTAGAATTATGATTTATATATTAATGAAAAAGATTAAGGAGAGGGGTTCAGAGATAACTTTATATGAAATGGGATATGAATTTGGTAAATTCTTAGAGCCAAAGAATTTTAGAGAGTTAAAAAAATTTTTCAGAAAAAATAATTTAGGAATATTAGAAATTGAAAGTAGAAAACCATTAATTATTAAAGTTAAAGAATGTGCAATGTGTGGAGGTTTGGAAGATACTGAGCCAATGTGTCACTTTGATGCTGGACTACTTGCTGGGGCTATGGAATGCATATTAAAAAAAACTGTTGTGGTTAATGAAATAAAGTGTATGGCTCAGGGTTATGATGCCTGTTATTTCGAGATTGAAATAATAAAAAATAAAAAATAA